DNA from Onthophagus taurus isolate NC chromosome 2, IU_Otau_3.0, whole genome shotgun sequence:
TATTTTAAGTGGTTCTAGAGATAAAACTGCCAAACTTTGGAAACCTGATGggtaaaataatctttatctgtgtttttttatgataattctCGTTTTATAAACATGTAGATTAACGACGGATTATTTTGAGGCGATGACCTATCGTgatcaaaaaaactttgtggGTAGTATTCTGTATATTGAGCCAACTGAAGATTTTCCCGATGGTTTGGTTATTACAGGCGGGAATGACAAtgctattttaatttataaaccttcagaACCATTTGCTACATCTACAATTAAAGAACACACAAATACAGGTTagtttgtatatatttatttgcTCAAagattagtttattttttttagtatgtTGCTTAACAAAGGGGTTAGAaccaaaaacgtttttaagtAGCTCTTGGGATAATTCAGCAAAGTTATGGAACTTAAATAATGTCCAAAGTTCTTTGGTAACATTTACTGGACATTCTGCATCAGTTTGGTCTGTGATACAACTATCAAATTCAAATGTAGTAACTGCCTCTGCTGATAAAACAATTGGATTATGGTTTAAAAATGGACAAAGATTCATGTCATTAACAGGACATGCAGATTGTGTTCGAGATCTTGCTGATTTTGCTGAAAACCAATACTTTATTAGCGTTTCAAATGATGCTACTATTAAACTTTGGTCTTATGGTggagaaaatataaatactttaTATGGACACACTAATTACATTTACAGGTAAaagtttaatacaaatttatttaattagagACAATAAAATTCTAACATTTAAAACAGTGTTGCAAGAAATTTAGCTTGTGGTGAAGAATGCTTTGTAACTTCTGATGAAGATAAAACAATTCGATTTTGGGAAAATGGAATTAACACACAATCAATTCAATTGCCATCTCAATCAGTTTGGTCAgtttgttgtttaaaaaatggcgACATAGTTACAGGTTCAAggtaatttcaaaataagtaaataataatataaaataatttttgaaaaatgttaatagtGATGGGGCGATTCGCATTTTTACACAAGATGAATCAAGATTTGCAAGTGAAGATGCTCTGAAAGCTTATGATGAGGAAGTTATGGCCCTTCAAAAGCAAACCAGTCAGGAAATTGGTGGATATAAAGTTTCTGAGTATGAttgttatattaaattattaatgaattaagtattttatatacatttctTTGATATATAGTTTACCTGGAAAAGAAGCTTTATATGATCCAGGTAAAAAAGCTGGTCAAATGAAGATGATAAGGGAACCTCAAGGAGTTGTAGCTTATACATGGGTTGAAGATGGAGATAATAGCCATTGGGAGAAAGTTGGGGATGTTTTAGGTGGCACTGACAAGTCACAAGAAGGAAAAACGATGTTTGAAGGAAAGGTATTTCATAAGTAAATGTAGTTTTTGACTTTTTCACTTTAATAATTAGTTGGAGTAgtctaaagatttattaatattattattaaacatttgttaaaTTAAGACGATTGTCATGGTTTTGTTGcaattgaaatgattgttcACTTTGAGGAAATTTCTCTAGTTACAACTTAAAGTGAAGTAAATAACACATTAAAATCAATCTGAGGTCAACTTGAGTAAAGTAAACAAGAGCAAAACTTTCGATTATTCTTTGTGAAAGATGTgtaaaaaaatagatattaaAGTTATCCTAGTACAGGAAGAAACTCGAATCATTCTGTAAAGAATAGAATGGTTCGACAAACAGTTCAAAAAACCATAGGGGAAGGAAAGAAAGAAGCGAAATGaaaactaataataagaaaCTAATAATCCAAGGGAGGGATATAAATCGCGTACAATTCTCTGTAAGAACAGATAATAAGCGACGTACAAATGATAAAAACGACCTGAAAAATATACTTCCAAACCTTGTTTAGGACACAAGAGGTGTTAACCTCTAACACAGTGGTTCTCAACCTTTTCATGGTGGCGGAACACTTTTGATAGCAATAAAAAATAGCGGAACACCATCTTTAGGTAGAAAGGCTAAGAGTACCCATTAAGGGATGGAAAAGACTATTTGTTCatgtaataaagataaatgttCTGTTATTATAGAAATAATTTCGGTTGCATCTTCACTTGAAATTAATGGAAACATATCAACTGTccttttttctaatattcgATTATtccaaaatgaaattttgttcTGGAATGTTAGCAATTTATCAGTGCAAGTTAAAATGTTTTCGTTTCTTCCTTGCATACTTGTATTAACACTGTTCAAGTAATGAAAAATATCGGCTAAATACGCAAGTTTAGCACattctttttgaaaaaaagtcaaGAGCTCATGTCTGAGTTCGTAAACCCGAGTCAGCACTTTACCTCTTGATAACCATCTTACTTCAGTGTGTAAAAGTAAGGATTCATATTGCGAATCCATGGAATTGCAAAGTTGTTCAAATAGACAGGTTTCAATGACAGGTTTCAATAATTAACTACAGATACCACTTGCTCTAACACTAACTTTAGATTTGTTGGTAATGTTTTAGAAACCAACGCTTCTCtgtagtgatggaacggatagtaattttgcgaaaagccatATACCGaatattcggcatccccttcgaccgaatatccggttatccggcatatctatccggccattatggttttTCTGGTGTATTtttgaagtgataccctatattgtcacattattgcgatatttgaataaaaatgaaattaataagaaagctgataagatatgtcaacttatttggatccaagatacaaaatgaatttttttgatgcTTTAACTAAcaaagcaactctaaaaagaggataccttaattaataattggcgatatttttctcaaaaaataaaagatttttttttaaaaacgtgtTGATtaattggaaagaggacacttttattaacattttgggaaattttcaaactcatattccaagaaatggattttataggaatttttagaacttaatcgacgaaaattgcaaaattcgaaaaaattgtcgatcatttcaaaaatttatttctcaaaaactaaaagcgatttttcaaaacggcttgctgcattaaaaagagaatactataattaataattgttgatatttccacaaggatccttcaagaaaataattttatagcgaattttgcaagttatcgatgaaaattgcaacatcgaaaattttatcaaaacttcaaatattgttttctcaaaaactaaaagttatttttcaaatcgtattgcttcattggaaagaggacactcctattaacactttgggaaattttcatactcatattccaagaaatggattttatacgaatttttaaaacttaatcgacgaaaattgcaagattcgaagaaattgtcgatcatttcaaaaatttatttctcaaaaactaaaagcgatttttcaaagctgcttgttgtattaaaaagaggatattttaattaataattggtgatatttccacaaggatccttcaagaaatgagttttatagccaattttgaaaattgcaacatcgaaaattgtatcagaacttcaaatattgttttctcaaaaactaaaagctatttttcaaaacgggttggttcattagaaagaagacacttttattaacaccttgggaaatttttatactcatattccaagaattggattttgtacgaatttttaaaacttaatcggcaaaaattgcaaaattcgaaaaaattgtcgatcatttcaaaaatttatttctcaaaaactaaaagcgattttttaaaactgcttgttgtattaaaaagaggatattttaattaataattggtgatatttccacaaggatccttgaagaaatgaattttataccgaattttgaaagttatcgatgtaAATTGCaagattgaaaattttatcaaaaattcaaatattgttttctcaaaaactaaaagttatttttcaaaacgggttgcttcattggaaagaggaaactcttattaacactttgtgaaatattcaaactcatattccaagaaatggattttatacgaatttttaaaacataatcgacgaaaattgcaaaattcgaaaattgtgggtcatttcaaaaatttatttctcaaaaactaaaagcgatttttcaaaacggcatgttacattaaaaagagcatactttaattaataattggtgatatatTCACAAgcattttatagcgaattttgaaaattatcgatgaaaattgcaacatcaaaaatttaatcaaaacttcaaatattgttttctcaaaaactaaaagttatttttcaaaacgcattggttcattggaaagaggacacgtttattaacattttgggaaattttcgtactcatattccaagaaatgaattttaaacgaattattaaatcttaatcggcgaaaattgcaaaattcatcatttcaaaaatttatttctgaagaactgaaagtgattttttcaaaacggctttttgcgttaaaaagaggatacttaattaataaatgaaagtgATAAGAGCGACAGGTCTGTTaataatgaatgtgatgatgaattacaagcgaagagaagaaaactagacgaaactgcaacaagagattttatatagcgtattgggattgttacattgaggttgaacttgattattatctgcagtgtccaacacctaaaagagatattaATTCCTGtaaatggtggagtactatgtaataggtttttaatatccggccaaagcACAGTATAAAGTAAAGCAGTAGTCTCACTTCGTGTCGGCACCTTTGACGTCGTGTCCGTACATTTTATACTGCGCATCCGCTGCGCGCACCATTGAAATAATTGTCACAACAAACTTTTATGTCGCTGATAAAGATCACTCATAAGGTAGCAAACGTGGCATGAATGCGCGTAGCGTGTGCGCTGTAGTAAAACTGAGGACGTCATATAAAGCAAGTGAGACTACTGATTTACTTTATACTGTGGCCAAAGCCACGGCAACAGCAGTTCCACGACAAGTTGAATTCTTCTAAATATGAATTAATGCTGTTATATATATCTTGGCCTGTTGCGCGTCCAGTCAGTTCTCTGCAGCacaaaaactgatttattatttcatgttCATCGATGAAACGAACAAATCTTATTAACTGAGCTTTGCCACTTATATCAGTAGATTTGCCAATCTGCAACGCAAAACTTCTTCCGGATGCTAATTTAGTAGAAGCTTACTTTTATAGATAGATATAGATATCTTGCGACATATCTTCAATTCTTCTCTTGACTGTATCATCCAAAAGAGGAATTGTTGCAATTTCTTTCTGTGCCTCAGGGCCAAACATAATCTTTACAATTTCCAAACACGCaggtaaaataaaagtttctttgaATTATATGGTTTCTGCTTTATATTGCTACTTTTTACGACACTATTTGGGCCATGTCGGAAACTGTAACTGTCTTCTGAAAATGTTTTGCTTGTTCTTTATTTGCTTCTAATAGTCTtttaaaattctccgtatttttagatgataaattattatgttttgaaaaaaatgacgTTTCCAATGACAAATCCAAAGGCCGACGCCGAAAACGGGTTGTTGTTTGTCTATAAAGTTGTAATGATAAAACGTGTCCATATGGAATTGTATTCAGTTCCTCTTCTTCCGCTTGATATTGACTTTTTGGTGGCTCCCTCTTCTATCTTACATCTTTTCTGATATCCTCAGACTACTGGATGTAGGCCTTCTCCATATTTTTCCATGTCTCTCTGTTTGATGACAAATGTAGCCAATTTCTCCGCTGCGGTTATCTCGACTTGTTGTCTGGGGCCTCCATTAAATGGTTTTTTCGGCCATCTGattaacttttgaaataaCAGTTTCTTTACAATTGCACCTCATAATAgtgatttttatgtaaatcactattcgattattaatattttttctgcaatatttgtctttttttaatcatactctttatatatttcatatatgcgagaaagtaataatttaataataactttttaacttTAGGCTTACGATTTTGTGTTTTCCGTCGATGTTGAAGATGGAAAACCTCCACTAAAACTTCCTTATAACAAGGGAGACGATCCATACACAGCCGCACATATGTTCCTTTCAAAATACAATTTACCGGCTATATATCTTGATCAGgtatgaatttttgaagattcagagattttaaataaataattactctaataaaaataaaaggttgtagattttattttgaaaaatagcacTACCGATCAACCAACTGCTAATGCTGATTATGTAGATCCATTTACTGGTGGTTCAAGATATACACCAGCTAGTGCTTCTGGAGGGTTTGGACAAAGCGGATCAAACGTAGATCCATTTACAGGTAAACtcttaaatctttttttaaataattataggggaacaaaaaaaattttttttctgcagCATAAGTTTAGGAGTTAATTTAgatatatataataatgaaGTACTCAGCCTATGcattatttcgtttgaattGACTCTGGTTTTCATGATAAaccgttttataaaaaatacagGTTTTTTTTACTAATGTTCCCTCATTAACGTGTCTTTTTCGAAATATAACGTGACAAATACTTATCGTTGCCCACGATTTTAACGAATAGCATCTTATGCATAATTTTTCAGTGTTACAAAATCCCAAttgattatattattaaatttattgagcGTTATTGTTACAAAAAGTATACTCAAGACCTCAGACCACGAGGTCtacaataatttgaaaaataagtatagAGTAGAACTAGATGTGGCTAAAAACGAAACAAATGGTAGATTTATTCAAAGTTCTGAGAATAAGGTCGCAGCAGCTtggaaacttttaaaaaatgaatgcggaaaaggtgaaaataaATCGCAAAAGTTCTCTAAGTTAGACATAAACATTTTGAATGACTCATTCGTAAACTGCAGACAATTAGACTCTAGCAACAATTCGCCCAATACAAATTCATTTCTACTATAGAATAGAAACAAACAAATACATCATTTGATCAGATTATGTGCTTAAAAGAAGAGGATCTGCTACAAATAGTAAAAGACCTGAAAAAAACGATTACCATGGATATATATGGATTATCAATAAAACTCTTAAAAGAAGTAATAACTTGTGTTTCTAAACAATTAACAGACGTTTTCAATAAATGTATCAAAGAGGgaatttttccaaaagaaCTAAAATACGGGAGAATTATACAAATGCAAAAACCTGGAAATCCCAACGACCTGAATAACTACCGTCCAATCTCTGTCCTACGACAGAGATTCGACTTAAGTTGAATTGGAAGGATTAACAATCTTTGTATCagttgtcaaaaattttttggggAATCATAAAGCTGAAGAATATTCCGAAGTAGtaaacaaaatgttaatatttgagaaaattaGGAGCTAATATGAGTATCAAATAGCATTATTTGCGGTGATTATAGCGAAGAACAACGGAAATGATTCCACCAGGACATCAAGGTTATCGATGAAGCTTACTGCTGGAAGTTGCAAGGAAACTGTCTGGACCAAAAACACCATAGAAAATCCCATACAAAACGGTTTTCTTAACTCTTATTGATatgtctttatttttttatgattaattttattattttttgtgtcatTTATAGCACTTTGtttctttgaaataatttttttttacactaAAACTGTTCATCATTGACCAACCATTAGtttatctatattaaattcttaaaaactaaacaataAAGTTACTAATCTACTGGTTGCCCATTGGTTTTCAGAAGACACTATTAAATTATACTACCTTTTTCACTATTTACCACTGTTACTCACTAGGCAAAATCAAATGGCTTAGTCCTTTTTAATATTGGTTGGacgttttcattttcaaagaaaagaGATACTCGGATTAACGTGGTTGTTAAATCTAGATTTGTTTTTGTGCTCTAGATTATGATCTCAAGATCCTTAAGGATATCTCTGTTCCCAACATACCATGGCGCATTCACGATGTCTCTCAAGATTTTATTTTGGAATCTTTGTATGGTTTCAAAATGGCATTTTTTGGCACATCCTTATAGTTGTATCCCCTACAACCATACAGGTTTGAGGATATTAGTATTTTATTGTCTATTGATAACTTTGTTTGTCTTCTAATTCACGAGTCTATATTGCCTGTTTCTTATTCGCAGTTCTTccagttttttctttatatgtaCCCCCCAGGTGAGTTTTTTTATCTCGGTGTATACCGAGATATTTTGTTGAATGAGGTGTGCATCTGGAatgatgttattattaattgtgaTTGGTGGTAAATCAACTAATACTTGTTTGTAAAGTTAGTATCCACGGACATgccttcattaattttaattttccattttcttgTTCATGTGGACAACATATGGATACCATTTTGCAGTTTGTTTCTAGCCTCTTGAATATTATCACCCACAGCTATCATGGCTGTATCGAATTTTGCTATTGATATACGATTGACCTCTGGCAGATCGTTTTTGTATAGTCCTGCTATACACTACCTTGTGGAACACCAGCTTTTATCTCTTTTAAATCAGTAAATTCGATTTCGTATATGACTCGAAATAATCGGTCTGTAATATAAGATCCACATACTGTTTTGGCaataatttactaattttacatattatataGGGCTACATCAACAAATATAGCAGAGCAAATTTATCATATAATTAGATCAGATATTCTGTGTACTTGATCAATTTTTTACtatgtttttttctaaatctgaATTGATACTCGGGAATAAGTTgattttgttcttttaataGTTTAAGCCTTTTAAGGAACAGTTTTCAAGGAGTTTTGAGATTACTGGAAGCAACAA
Protein-coding regions in this window:
- the LOC111417105 gene encoding phospholipase A-2-activating protein; its protein translation is MTKPYKLSNVLLHHSLDVRCVSATEDGCILSGSRDKTAKLWKPDGLTTDYFEAMTYRDQKNFVGSILYIEPTEDFPDGLVITGGNDNAILIYKPSEPFATSTIKEHTNTVCCLTKGLEPKTFLSSSWDNSAKLWNLNNVQSSLVTFTGHSASVWSVIQLSNSNVVTASADKTIGLWFKNGQRFMSLTGHADCVRDLADFAENQYFISVSNDATIKLWSYGGENINTLYGHTNYIYSVARNLACGEECFVTSDEDKTIRFWENGINTQSIQLPSQSVWSVCCLKNGDIVTGSSDGAIRIFTQDESRFASEDALKAYDEEVMALQKQTSQEIGGYKVSDLPGKEALYDPGKKAGQMKMIREPQGVVAYTWVEDGDNSHWEKVGDVLGGTDKSQEGKTMFEGKAYDFVFSVDVEDGKPPLKLPYNKGDDPYTAAHMFLSKYNLPAIYLDQVVDFILKNSTTDQPTANADYVDPFTGGSRYTPASASGGFGQSGSNVDPFTGASSYSTGTGTATSSTKKPSTATYGANTDPFTGSASYTSVTNQLSKFFPLMDYRTFDMGDPEVILKKLKEFNQKVGDSNNQMEEADLEDVVKLCKQHRSDLKCYDNLFRLLNWPEDIVFPVIDIIRLAMKLEENNKIISERNDGEIIEKLKPFIGNDCKVQNNVVVSLRTLSNFFCYKSGEELMFKNRVEIIEDIVGLCSSNKNIEVGIATLLLNSTILSHKKQDEIGLYLLANILPEMVASVNDPEAQFRILVALGTLISYGPLAHRQQVKSNVLENEKFKEKIKILSQTGLTDVEVKRKNCALQVQNELSF